CGGGAAAGTCGGTATCGGTTCGTTGTATCGATGGAGCCACTACCGTAACTTTGGTAATGGAATCATCAGGCCGGATTCTCGACGAAAAGACAATTGAAGGGTTCTTCGACCTGTCCAGCAGCGTACGCAGCAGCACGCAGGCTGAAGTTCTTGGACTGAAACCCGTTGTGGCAGAGCGTGTCATTTCCCTCTACGGTGGATTTGTCCAGTTGAGAAACAATGACGACAAGGGAATCGCCATTAACATTACCATGAAGAAGTCGCTTGCATAAGCAGGCCCATTTCCTGAGACCCGGCAATACCACTCTCTGATTGCAATTGAAATTGAAGTAATGACTGGTGGAGGGTCTCGTCTCTGGAAACCGCCTAGGCGAGGGCCGGGTAATCCGTGTAGCCCGTTGCCCCGTCTGCGTAGAAGGTTGAAGTGTTTGGCTCGTTGAGGGCAGCTCCCTCGAAATATCGCCGCGGAAGATCGGGATTGGCAATGAAGAGCTGCCCCCAGGAAATAGCATCCGCCTCACCGGACTGGACCAGTTTCTCCCCATCTGAGAAACTCAATTGCTGGTTTGCGATAAAGACCCCGCCGAAGTCCTTCTTGAGTTGTGGGCCCAAGCGCGGTTCTTTTATGCCTTCCCGGGCAAAAATAAAAGCTATTTCCCGTTTGGCCATTTCGCGGGCGACATATCCGAAAGTTTTCGCCGGATCAGAATCTCCCATCCCGTCACACCTTGGTGCGATATGCAGCCCGACCCTTCCCGGACCCCACACACTGATTGCTGCGTCAACGGCCTCAATCATCAGGCGGGCACGGTTCTCGACTGACCCGCCATAGCGGTCCGTTCGCTTGTTGGTGCTGTCCTGTAGAAATTGGTCGAGAAGATAGCCATTTGCACCGTGTAGTTCGACTCCGTCAAAGCCGGCGCGCTTGGCATTTTCGGAGCCCTTTCGATAAGCCTCAACAACCTCCGGGATCTCCTCTGTCTCGAGGGCGCGCGGGGTGACAAACTCCCTCTTGGGCCTGATGTGACTGACATGTCCGCTTGGCCGGATCGCACTTGGGGCAACCGGCAAGGCCCCATCCAGATAAACCGGATCCGAGATCCGCCCGACATGCCACAGTTGCATGAAAATCCTTCCCCCCTCCTCGTGCACGGCATCGGTAATCAATTTCCATCCCTCAATTTGTTCCTCCGACCAGATTCCCGGGGTGTCCGGATAACCGACTCCCATGGGTGTGACCGCAGTTGCCTCGGAAAGAATGAGACCCGCTGATGATCGTTGGGCGTAGTACTCAGCCATCAACTTGTTGGGAACACGCCCCTCGCTGGCCCGGCAGCGCGTAAGCGGTGCCATGATAAAGCGATTCGGTAGTTCAAGGTCTCCGACTTTTACCGGTGTCATCAGAATGTGCGAGGGCGTATCCATACGACGAAGATGGAGCGCTCTCCAGACCTGTCAAACTGAGTGGACAATCGACTACGGACGATGCGATTCCTTCCCGGAGGTGCTTTATGGAAGGGTAAACCCAATCAAAAACAGATCGAGTCCGGAATTGGGTGAGTAGACGCCACCATTGGAGGTATGCGAATAGCCGACCATCAGGTATTTATAATGGATGGATATTTCCGAAGTCCAATTGAAGCGCGCCCCGGAGTGGGGTGGCCCGACATTCGTGTAGCTGGGGCCGCTATGCAGGCTGATCATCCAATCCGGCAT
This region of Oceanipulchritudo coccoides genomic DNA includes:
- a CDS encoding alkene reductase produces the protein MDTPSHILMTPVKVGDLELPNRFIMAPLTRCRASEGRVPNKLMAEYYAQRSSAGLILSEATAVTPMGVGYPDTPGIWSEEQIEGWKLITDAVHEEGGRIFMQLWHVGRISDPVYLDGALPVAPSAIRPSGHVSHIRPKREFVTPRALETEEIPEVVEAYRKGSENAKRAGFDGVELHGANGYLLDQFLQDSTNKRTDRYGGSVENRARLMIEAVDAAISVWGPGRVGLHIAPRCDGMGDSDPAKTFGYVAREMAKREIAFIFAREGIKEPRLGPQLKKDFGGVFIANQQLSFSDGEKLVQSGEADAISWGQLFIANPDLPRRYFEGAALNEPNTSTFYADGATGYTDYPALA